The nucleotide window CTCCCCGAGGGCGAGTCGATCCTGACGCCCGTCGGGGAGGTCTCTATCGGGGCCGACGGGACGGCGGTGATCGATCTCGGGGCGCTCGATTGCCCACCGGGGTCGTACGTCGTCGGCCCGTCGGTGTACCACCACCGGCACTTCGAGGACGGCGTCGCGCGCCCGCTGGGAGGTAACCAGCGCGCGGCCTTCGGGGTCGTCGACCAGTCACTCGACGCCCAGATCGAGACCCAGCGCGTCGACGGGGCGGAGCGCCGCGTTCTGACGGTGCGCTCGAACGTGGCGACGTCAGACATCGTCCTCGCGTCCGAGACGCTGTCGCCCGCACAACTCCACGCGGCGTTCGGTGGGGCCCGGACGGAGGAGGGCGTGGTGCTCGGCGGTGAGCCCAATCGGTCGGTCGTGGCGGATCTCGCGGGGCTCGAACCGGGGCGACACACGATTCGGGTGACGTCGACGGTCGGGCCGGCGACCGACACCGCCGTCCTCGTGATGGACCCGTCGGCGGGTGTCGCGACGTATCGCGCCATCGATCCTCCCACCGACGCGCTCTCGCCCTCGGAAGTCATGGCGGCCCAGGGCGACTATCTCGCCGACGAGATCGATCTCGCGACGGTCGTCGCCGTCCTCCGGACGTACGTTTTCGGATGAGCCGATCAGCTGGTGACCGGTGGTCGGACTCCCGCCCAATGGCGACGTTCGCGCCAGTTGGCAAAAACATCATATAAAGTTTGTGCCGAACAGGCAAGACTCCCTACTTTCACGATTCCGTGATAGGCCACGAAAACGCGTATAGCGGGCGTGATACGCCTGTCTGACTTCCCGGTCGCTGAGAATGCGGTGATCGTTTAGGTCAAACCCGATCGTTTTTTCACTGGGAGGACGGAGACCTCAGACATCATGGACGAGAACGGAACGGACGGCTGGAATATCGTCGTCTGCGTGAAGCAGGTCCCCGACGCGGCCGACGTGTCGATCGACCCCGACACGGGGCGGTTGAATCGCTCGGACGCCGAGGCGGTCATGAACGATCCCGACTACAACTCCGTCGAGGCGGCCCTGGAGTTGCGTGAACAGGTCGGCGGCACCGTGACGGCGCTCTGTATGGGCCCGCCGAACGCCGAGGAGGTGCTCGCGGAGGCGGTCGCGATGGGTGCTGACGACGGCGTCCTCATGACCGACCGGGCCTTTGGCGGATCGGACACCTGGCCGACGAGTCTCGCGCTGGCGAGCGGGGCCGCCGAACTCGACGCCGACGTCGTGCTCGCGGGCGAGGAGACGACCGACTCATCGACGGGGCAGGTCCCGCCCGGGATCGCCGCCCACAACGAGTGGGCCCAACTCACCTACGTCGAGGAGCTGGAGCCCGACCCCGAGAACGACCGCCTGATCGCCCGGCGCGACATCGAGGGCGGGTACGAACGCGTCGCTGCCGACCTGCCGGTGTCGGTCGCGATGAGCTACGGCGAGAACGTGCCCCGGACGGCGGGGCTCCACCGCAAGATCTACGCCGAGACGGAGTTCGACCCCGAGGAGTGGTCGGCCGAAAAGCTGGGCATCGAAGACGAGGTCGGCCTGGCGGTCTCGCCCACGCAGGTCGGCGGGATGGACACCGCCGAGCCCGTGCCACGCGAACAGGAGACCGTCGACAGTGCCGACGAACTCGCCGATCGGATCGCGGAGGTGCTCTAGATGGCCGCCGTTGGCGAGCCAGACGTCGATCTCGACGCCCACACCGACGTCTGGGTCTTCATCGAACAGCACGACGGCGAGGTCGCGGCGGTCTCCTGGGAACTGCTCGGGAAGGGCCGTGACCTGGCCGATCAGAAAGGCGAGGATCTGGTCGCGCTCGTCCTCGGCGAGGACCTCGAGGAGTCGGGCATTCCCGACGAGGCGATCGACCGCGGGGCCGACCGCGTGCTCGTCGCCGACGATCCGGTGTTCGCGCCGTATCGTGCGGACGCCTACGGCCAGCAGTTCCGCCACCTCGTCGAGCAGCGAAAACCCGACATCGTCCTGATCGGCGGGACCCACACCGGGCGGGACTTCGCCGGGCGCGTCGCGGTGCCGACCCACGCGGGTCTGACCGCCGACACGACCGAACTGGAGATCACGCCCGACCAGTACGAGATGCGCCGGCCCGCGTTCGGCGGGGACGCACTCGCGACGATCATCTGTCCGAACCACCGCCCGCAGATGTCGACCGTCCGGCCGGGCGTGTTCGACGAGCCATCGCGTGGTGACGGCGACGGTGCGATCGAGCAGGTCGAGGTCGTCGTCGAGGAGAACGATACGAAAAGCGAGGTGCTCGAACGCGAAGTGGGCGACGTCGCGGACATCACCGACGCCGAAGTGATCGTCGCGGGCGGCATGGGCGTCGAGGGCGAGTTCGGCCCGCTCGAACGCCTCGCAGAGTTGCTCGACGCCGAACTCGCGGGCACGCGCGACGCCGTCGAGGCGGGCTGGATCGATCCGGCCCGGCAGGTCGGCCAGACCGGCAAGACCGTCCGTCCGAAACTGTACGTCGCGGTCGGGATTTCGGGCGCGATCCAGCACGTCGAGGGCATGGACGATAGCGAAACGGTCATCGCGATCAACAACGATCCGAACGCACCGATCTTCGAGAACGCGGACTACGGCATCGTCGGCGACTGTGACGAGGTCCTGCCGCAGTTGATCGAAGCGCTCGAACGACAGGAGGTGGCGGCATGACCGAGACGCCGAACTACGACGACTCGTTCGACGCCATCGTCGTCGGCGGCGGGCTCGCGGGCTCGTCCGCGGCGATCACGCTCGCTCAGCGGGGCTACGACCCGATCGTGATCGAGCGCGGCGACACCCCCGGTGCGAAAAACGTCTTCGGCGGCGTGATGTACACGCCGACGATCCGCGATCTCGTGGACATCGACGACGCGCCCAAAGAGCGCTACGTCGCCCAGAAGGCCTACAGCCTGCTCAGCGAGGAAGGCGACGAGACCCGCCTCACGATGCAACCCCACGACTGGCGCGAGCCACCGCACAACGACTCGTGGATGGTGCTCCGCCGGGATTTCGACGAGTGGTTCGCCCAGCAGGCCGTCGAGGCGGGCGCGACGCTGATCACCGACACGACCGTCACCGACCTGATCGTCGAGGGCGGACAGATCGTCGGCGTCGAGACCGACCGGCCGGACGGCGACCTGCGCGCGCCCGCGGTCGTCCTTGCGGAGGGGGCGAATTCGCTGGTCAGCGAGGCTGCCGGCCTGAAAGAGCCGGATGCACGCGACGACGTCGCCGTCTCCGTCAAGGAGGTTCGCACGTACGACCGCGAGACGATCGAGGAACGCTTCAACCTCGACGGTGAGGCCGGCGCGGCCTACCACTACTTCGGTGACGGCGCGTGTGGCGACACCGTCGGCGGCGGCTTCCTCTACACCAACAAGCGTACGATCGCACTCGGTGTGGTCTACCGGATCGCCGACGCCAACGACGACGAAACCGGGCCCGAGGCCGTCCTCAACCGGTTCAAGTCCCACCCCGCGGTCGCGCCGCTGATCGAGGGCGGCCGGATGGTCGAGTACGCCGCTCACGCCGTCCCCGAGGGCGGGCCCGACGCGGTCCCGGATCTCGTCCACGACGGCGCGGTGATCGCGGGCGACGCCGCGAGCCTCGTCCTCAATTCGGGACTGCACCTCGAAGGGACGAACATGGCGACCGAGAGCGGCCACCTCGCGGGCCGGGCGATCGCCGACGCGCTGGATCAGGGCCGGACCGACGCCGCCGCGCTCCAGCCGTATGCCGACGCGCTCGCCGAGTCGTACGTCATGGAGAACCTCGAAGAGTACGGCTGGGCGATGGAGGCCGCCGCCGACGAACGCGAGTTCGTCTTCGACGACCTGCCGCGAGCGGTCGCCTCGGCCAGCGCCGAGTACTTCCGTGTCGACCGCGTACCGAAAGCCGACCACCTCAAGGCCGCCAAGCAACGGATCCTGCACGCCACCGGTGGCTACACCGGTGCGATCCGGAAGGCCTGGAAGTTCCGTAAAATGTTCTACTAACCATGTCAGCAACCCCTGACGTTCCCGACAGTCCAGATGTCGAGACTCCCTCGATGGAGGACCGCCTGTACACGATCAAATACGAGGACGCGGGCGAATCCCACCTCGACGTGAAGCGGGCGGGCGTCTGCGAGGAGCAATGCACCACCTACGACTGCATCTCGGTCTGTCCCGCCGACGTCTGGCGGACCGAGGGTGACGCCGCGATCCCGTCGATCGCCTACGAGAACTGCCTCGAATGCGGCAGTTGTCGCTGGGCGTGTACGTACGACAACGTCATCTGGGAGTACCCCGAGACCGGCGCGGGCGTCTCGTATAAGTTCGGGTGACGCCACCGCGCGGTGCGACCGTTCTCAGGCCGGACCGAGCAGGCCCGGAAACTCCGCGTCGAGAATCATCACGATCGAATCGACGACCCGTTGGTCGAAACTGATCAGCACCTCGTAGTCGTCGCCGTCGGGGCGGGCGAGAAAGACCGCCCCGGCCGCCCGGGACCCACCGTCGAAACAGACGAAGGCGATGTCGTCGAACGCGCCGTCCGTGTCGACGTACCGGTGTCCGGCCGGGACCGACGTGTCCCGACGCTCGACGACGGTCGTGACGGTGAGTCCGTCCGCGACGAGGCGGTCGGTGGCGCGCCCGATAGCGGCCTCGAACGCGCCCATCTCGGGGAGCAGGGCCGCACAGACCCGCCCGTCGCCCGTGTGGGACGCCCGCCGTCCCACCTCCATCGTCAGCGTGACGAGATCCTCTGGCGATCGGTGGCGGATCAGGCTCACCGGGGCATCGAGCAGTTTTGCGACCTGGGCGTCGGCCGCGGATTCCACCGCCGGCCGGTCGGCCCCCTGGATCCAGGCGTCGTTCAGGCGCTCGACGATCAGTTCGATCGGGATCGTCTCCTCCCGATCGGGCCCCTCCAGTCGACCGACGCCCTCGGCCACCGACCGATCGGTCTCGACGACGACGTGGTGGGCGAGCAGGGTCCCGACGACGGGGTCGATCCGCGATCGATCTGCCGGGCGGATCGTGAGGGACCGACGCGTGCGCTGGAGACATTGGAGGAGGGCATTCATGTGCCGGTCCGGGAGTGCCACTCGCCGGTCCGTTCGTCGTCACGAACCTGAAACTCGCGGCGACCGTCCTCGGTGATACGCGTCTCGACGACGACCGAGGCCAGGCCCAGCAGGCGATTCCGGTCCGGATCGTCCAGGGCGTCGGTGTTCAGCGTCGAAATCGTCACGCCCGCGCCGCCCCGGGTCTGGGTCCGAACGCTCTCCGCGAACTGATAGACCGTCTCGGCGTCGTTGTACATCAACAGGGCCGAGAGGCTGTCGATCAGGACTGGTGGGGCCGGATCCTCGACCGCATCGGTCGCCTGCGCGATGGCGATGCCGATGCCGGTCAGATCGCCCGGCGTCGAGACCGAGTACACCTCCTCAGATCGGTTCGTGACGCCCGCAGTCGCGTCGACGACGCTCAACGCGTCGACCGCGCCGCCCGCCGCGTCGTACTCGGCCTGGACCTGGTCGGCGGGGTCGGTCGTCGAGACAGAGATCGCGTCGCCGTCCTGGGCGACGGCCGCGAGCAGTTCGAGGCCGACATCGAGTTTTCCCGACAACGCCGGGCCGACGATCAGGACGTGCGATCGCTTCTCGCGAAGCGTCGCCGGAGAGAGAAGCGTCTCCAGGCGAACCCCGGATTCGGCCGTCTGCTGTCCTGGTTCAACTGACACGATCGCTCACGACGCAGTGTTCGGCGCGGTCTCATAAGTACCTTCTCGCAGATACACTCGGGACGGACGACGCTCCGGGGGCCGGACGCCCTACAGGCGGTCCTCACCCTCGCGGGTCCACTCCCGTTCGACCGTCCGGTTGTCGGTCCGGACCCGGTCACCGATCCCGACGGCCGCGACCGCGTCGATCGTCGATTCGTCGTCCAGACGGTGCCGGTGACCATGCCCGAGTCCGCGCCCACCAGTCACAAAGCGATTGTGCCGTCCGCGACCGACCGAGCGGCCCGGGCGTTTATGGCGATTTCCGTCCAAGGCCCGACATGGTTCGCGTGCTCGTGGCTGGCGAGGCCCTGATCGACATGTACCCGGCCGAGGAGGCCGACCGCCTCGCTGACGTGGAGCGCTACGCTCGCCGCGCAGGTGGCGCGCCCGCGAACGTCGCCGTCGGACTCGCCGCGCTCGACGAACGCCCCTGGCTCTGGACCCGCGTCGGTGCGGATCCGTTCGGTGAGCACCTCCGTGAGACGCTCGCCGCGTTCGACGTGCCCGACCGGTTCGTGTCGGTCGATCCCGATCGGTCGACCGCCCACACCATCGTCGGCACCGACGAGTCCGGCGATCCGGTCTTCCAGTTCTATCAGGCCGAGACGGCGACGATGTGCCCCGATCCGGCGACCGTCACCGACGCGGCGCTCGCAGAAATCGAGTGGCTCCACGTCGGTGGCGTCTGGCTGGCCGACGAGACGGCGCGAGCGGCACTCCTGGACGTCATCGACCGGGCCGACTGCCCGATCTCGTTCGATCCCAACACGCGGCCGGACCTCTGGGATTCGGAGGCCGAGATCGAACCGACGGTCTCGGCGGCCCTCGAAGCCGTCGACGTGGTGAAAATCGGCGCGGGCGATCTGCCCTGGCTGGCCGCCGAGGACCCGATCCGGGTGGCCGAGCGCGTCCGTGGGTACGGCCCACACACGGTGTTCGTCACCCGCGGGGCCGAGGAGGCGATCGCCGCGAGCGACGGCCGTGCGCCCTGGGGGCCCGCCGAGCACCGCGTGACGCCACCGACCGTCGAGGCCGTCGATCCGACGGGCGCGGGCGACGCGTTCACGGCGGGCGCGATCGCCCATCTCGTCGCCGGAGACGACCTGGCGAGCGCACTCCAATACGGCGCGACCGTCGGCGCGCTCGCGACGACCGAACAGGGCGCGATGGCCGCCATTCCCGACCGCGAGACCGTCGCACAGTATCTGGAGTGAGGCGACGGCGCGCGTCGATTCAGAGTGCGCCCTGGTCGACCCGATAGATCGTCACCGCGTCGAACTGCCCGACCGGTTCCACCGCGTCGAGGCGCTGAATCGTGATCTGTGAGTACTGCTCGCGTTCTTTCGGGCCGACGTAGACGTATTCGACGTCGTACTGCCGGAGGAGTTCGCGCTGGCGGTCCACACCGCCGGTGAACATCACATCGACGTGGCCGGCACGCTCGTAGTAGGCGTCCGGGCCGTGATACCCCGTCTCGTGGACCCAGCCCGCGACCGTCGGGATCCCGGTCAGACTCGACGGGGCGTTGCGCCACTGATAGGGGTCGCGTCCGGGCCGACTCAGCAGTGTCGGCTGGCCCTCGCGCCGATCGAGCCAGGCGATCGCCCTCGCCTCGTCGGGGTGGTCGGTCTCGACGAACGCGAGCGCGTCGAGAGAGGGGTCGTCCGTGCGGTGAGTGGGCGACCCGAAGTGCGCGGGCACCGCGAGCGCGGCGTAGATCGACGTCGAGACCACCAACAGCGCCGCGAGGATTTTGAACCGGCGTCGCCAGGCTGGCCCCGAGAGGCCGAGTCCGGGGCGCTGCTCCGCGATCAGGACGGCGAGCGCGGTGCCCGCGCCGGTCGCGAACAGCACCCAGATCTGCATGTACAGTTTGAACACGGTGTTGTACCGCCCGCCGCCGGCGTTCTCTTCGAGGAAGACGAACTCCGCGAGGACGATCAGGCCCGCGCTCGCGACGACCAACACCGATTCGAACCCCGGGCTGGGCCGGTCGCGAACACTGCCGTCGCGGGCGAGCAGCCAGCCTGCCCCGACCAGCGGCGCGACCACCAGGAGTGCGGACACCCGGAACCGAATCGCCAGGAACCCCGCGACGGCGAGCGCGAGGGCCGCGATCACGGCGTCGGTCGCGCCGATCCGATCGGTGGTTGTCCCGAGTCGACCGACGGCGTATCGCGAATAGTGGAGCCCTGCGATCACCAAAAACGCGCCGTGGACGAGGACGAGCGGCACGATCGGGCTCCGATCGGGGAGGAACCCCATTCCTTCCGAACCGCTCGACACCACCAGCCAGTACGGGAGGACGATCACGACCGAGAGCAGTGCGATCAGCGTCGCACTCCCGAGTGCGACGCCCAACCGCCCGAGTTCGCGATCGATCCAGCCTTGCTGCGGCGGGCGGACCCGATCGGGCAACAGCTCTATCGGGTCGGCCGGCGCGAGCACGATCGTCACGGCGGCGAGGCCGGCGATCGTCGGCATCGACCAGGTGTTGGTCACCGAGACGATCGCTCCGACCGCGGGGAGGCCCACGAACAGGAGTGCGCGCCGCCGCCAGCGCTGGGCGGCGGGCGTCCGATAGTACCCGAAGAGCACGGTCGCGCCCAGCAGGAGAAACGGCGTGCTCATCATGTGGGCGTGAAGGTCGCCGTTGAGCCACGCGAACAGCGGGAACTCGTTGATCGTCCCCCCGATCACTCGGCTCGCCGACCAGTAGCCGAAGCTGCCGATCCCGGTCGCGAGCCCGTCGAGCGGGACGCCGAGGTCGCTCGCGATCGTCTCGACTGTCACCCCGAAGAACGGCACGCGCGCCCCGGTGATCGCGCCGGGTGTCACCAGCCAGAGCAACTGGGCGGCGGGCATGAGGTTGCTCGCGAGGCCGACGAAAAACGCCGCGAACGCCCCCGCGAGCCGGTCGTCGTGGCCGTGAGCCGTCGCGATGTTCCGCGCGAGGCCGACCGCGGCCGTGACGACCATCGCATAAAAGCCCGCGAGCGCGAGATTGTAGGCATATCGCGGGGCCGTCCCCGTCAGCCGGGCGAACAGCGCGGCCAGGAGGTGGCCGCCGTAGTAGTACCGGACGGTCTCGCCCGCGAACCAGACGTCCTGGGGCGGGAGGACCCCACTCCGCAGGAGCGATCGCAACAGTCCGAAATCGAGGAACTTCTCGCCACCGCCGGGGTGGACGGCGGGGTCGACCGCACGGATCGCGATCAGAAATAGGAACGCGGCGGTGAACACCGCGGCGGTCTCCGCGAATGCCCGGCGATCGATCGGGCCCGTTCGGCGGTGAGCGAGCAGCGCCGCGGCGACGACGACGCCGACGCCCAGCCACAGCCCCGCGGTGATCGAGACGCGCCCGACCCAGTAGACGACCAGCCAGATCACCCCCGCCGCGATCGGGAGGCCGACGCCAGCGCCCTCGTCGGAAAGCTGGGGGAGGAGGCTCTTGGCGATCGCCTGTCCGGCCGCCAGGAGTGCGAGGTAGGTCACCAGCCAGACGGCGACGAGACCGAACTCCATTCGGCGCAACGAACGGGACACGCCCATTTAGACCCGTTGGACTGGATCACCGGACAGCCACGCGAGGATCGCCCGTCGCCGCCACGCGACGAGCACTGCACCGACGGCGAGCACGCCCGCGAGCACCGCTGCGCCGCCGTAGTCGGCCCGCGCGGCCCGCGACCCCGCGATCGCGAGCAGGAGATAGCCGGGGAGTCGCCCGACGACGGCGATCGCGACGATGTGGCTGACCGGAATCCGCGTCAGGCCGGCGAGCAGACAGAGCACGTCGTCGGGCAGGCCCGGCAGGACGAACAGAACAAAGAGCGTCACCCGTCCGCGTCGGTCGAGAAGCGAGTCGTACCGGTCGAGCGTCGCTGTAGGGACCGACCGCTCGACGAACGGCCGGCCGACCTGACGGACGATCCCCACCGCGAGCGCCGTTCCGATCGCCCCGCCGAGCAGGCTGAGCGCCGTCCCCCAGACCGGCCCGAACAGATAGCCGCCGACGAACGCGACGACCTGGCCCGGGATCGGCGCGATCAGGACCTGGGTGGCCTGGACGCCGACGTACGCGACTGGAGCGAGCGGGCCGAGGCCAGCGAGCCACTCGCGTAGCGCGGTCGGGTCGATCGCCGCGGGGACCGGGACCAGCACCGCCGCGCTCACGAGCACGCCGACGAGCGCGACCAGCGCGACGATCTGGACGGTCCGCGTCGTCGTCACCGCACGCGCGTTCCGCTTCACGATCGGGCGATCGGTGCGCGCGCTCAAAAACGTTTCACGGCCGGGCGCTGCTTGGAGCAGCGCGCCCACCCCGTCGATCACTCGGCGTCCAACTCGAACTCGTGGCCACACTCGGGACAACTCGCCCGGTCGTGCCGGAGCGCGGTCGAGGACTCGCGGACGTCGCGCATCACCGAGGAGATCCGCTCTTCGGTGTCGAGTTCGTCCTCGACCGAGAGTTCGACGCCCTCGACTTCGAGGAGGAACTTCGCGACCTCGGTCGATTCGTACATCAGATCGTCGAGTTCGTCGGCCGTGAAGAACCCGCTCATCGCGCCGTAGAGGAAGGTCGCACCCGCCGTGCGGACTTTCTTCTCGAAGGAGGCCCGCGCTTCGTTGACCGCCTGCGGGCTGTAGGTGTCGGTCATGAAGGGGACCAACTCGGGCAGGTGCTCACCGATCTTGGTCATCTCGACGCCGGTCTCGGTCCGGAAGTCCGCACAGAGACGGGCGAGCGCCCACTCGCGAGCGGTGATGTACGTTCGATCGCGGAGGAACTCGTTGGCGCGCTCGTAGGTCCCGCCGTCGATCTTCTCGAAGCGGTCGTATTCGGCGACGTCCTCGGGGACGAATTCGGTGGGCTGGTCGGGAGCGTCGACCGACTGGGCGGGCGGGTCCGGGGCCGCACCAGCGTCGTTGGCGTCGTCGCTCTCCTCTGCAGCGGCGTCGCTGGACGGATCGGACGCTGTATCGTCGGAGCGGTCGTCGGACGCGTCCGTGCCGACCCGGTCGAGGTCGACCTGCTCGTGGGGCGAACGCACCGTCTCGCTATCCTCGGACTCGTCGCGATCCTCGGTCATGTCTTCGGGTGCGGTCGGACCGCGAAAAAGCGTGTCGTCGGCCGGGCAGCCCCTCAGGACACGCATGGTTGTCGAACGACCAGCGCTCAAAGCCCCGATCGACCGCCTGCGGATGCCCGGAGACCGACCGCAGGGGGATACCCGGGCATCACCCGTTCCTGGCCGGGTGCTGATCGGTCGTAACGACCGGATCGATTAGTCGTAGAACTCGTCGGTGGCCGCCCGGTCGGCAATGCCGGTGGCACTCACCACCCGCCCGTCGACCGAGACGGAGACGTCGGCCATGCGAGCGAGTTTGGGCCATTTCGTGGCCCAGGCCTCGGCCGTCGACTCTGAGATCGACGCGTCCGACTCGAGGATCCGCAGGAAGGTGGCGGTCGTCTCCTCCCCCGTGAGATCCAGCGCCCGGGCCCGGGCGATCTGGCCGTCGAAGCGCCCCTTCGCCGGCGCGGTCTCTAAATGGGAGGAGTGTTCGCGGCCCGCGATGAACGTCTGCTTGCCGAGCCGTTCGGTGATCAGGGCCACCGGGTCGCTGACCTCGGGGTAGTGCTTCCCGGACCCGGTTTTCGCATCGATAACTCCTTTAAGGCGGTTCCGGGGGTTGCTCCAGCCGTACATCCCGCTTTGGCCGTAGGCCACGGCGCCGTCCCGCACGCCGAATGCAACCTCCTGCTCGTCCTCCAGGTAGACGGTGAACCCGCCGTACTCGCTGGCCTCCTCGAAGTCGCCTTCTTCCTCCAGGGCCCCGGTCAGGTACTCGGCGTCGAGGTCGGTCTCCGCGACGCCTGCCATGTTCATGTCGACGAACGCCTGTACGTCGTCGAAGTCCACGTCCGGCTCGGAGAACGTACCCTCGATGTCGTCTTTAACGTACAGGTAGAAGTACTCCTCGAGGCGGTCCTTGTTGTTGGAAAACGTTTCTCCGTCGATGTAGGCGAAGGGATAGAACTCTCCTACTCCGATGGCCGAGGGTGTCGGCATCCAGTTCGTGTACCCCGGTCTCCCGATACCGCCACCGGGAATGGCGTTCGTGAGGCTCGAACAGCCCGCCAGCGCGGACGCACCGAGCGCGCTTGCCCCGATCAATACCTTACGCCGCGAAATGGATGGTTGAGCCATATGTTCTGTCCCCCGGACGCTCTCGCGTCTTGGGTAGAACACCCCTGGCTGCTGGAAAAAGCGTTACCATATTCGCGAACTGGCCCCAATCGGTCACCCTTGTCGGTGCGGTGTGGGAAAAGTGGGCCGGCGCATATTCGAACCTGACCGAGACTCGCGTCGCTCGCGAGGACGCGGTTACGGCCACCCGAAGGCCGAAGATACAGCTCACCGTCGTTGCGAAGTGGGGTGAAAATGGGCCGGCGCGAATTCGAATCGCGGTTACGGCCACCCGAAGGCCGAAGGATACCAAGCTACCCCACCGGCCCGCGTGTGAACGATAGCGGGCAAGCGAATTTAACCGTTCCGGATGGCGATCAGTAGCGCTCGTAGCCCTCGGTGTCGCCGTAGTTGTGGGCGATCGTGATCGCCTGATCGGCGTGGAGCGCGCGTGGCCCGACGCTCACTCGGGGCGCGTCACCGATCGCGTCGAGATCCGCCTCGGTGAACGAGCGGTGGTCCGAACAGACGATCACGGGGTCGGCGGGCCACTCCACGTCGACGATCGGATCGCCCGATTCGTGACAGACGAGCAGCGTCCCCGCCGCACGGGCGTGATCGAGCGCCGTCGCGCGACCGCCGCGTTCGAGCGTCAGGCCGGGTGCTGGCTCGACCGGGCGCTGGCCGATCAACTGGTCGCGCTCCGCCAGGGCGGTCCGGATCAACGCCGCCGTCGAGCGCTCGTCCGGCCGGAGGTTCCGGACTGCCGATCCGTCGACGGTCAGACAGAGGTCGTCCGCGAGGCTGACCCAGACGGTCGCGTCCTCGCGGATGTCGTGTGAGAGGAGCAACGACGCCGTGATCGCCCGACAGAC belongs to Halococcoides cellulosivorans and includes:
- a CDS encoding TVP38/TMEM64 family protein; this encodes MKRNARAVTTTRTVQIVALVALVGVLVSAAVLVPVPAAIDPTALREWLAGLGPLAPVAYVGVQATQVLIAPIPGQVVAFVGGYLFGPVWGTALSLLGGAIGTALAVGIVRQVGRPFVERSVPTATLDRYDSLLDRRGRVTLFVLFVLPGLPDDVLCLLAGLTRIPVSHIVAIAVVGRLPGYLLLAIAGSRAARADYGGAAVLAGVLAVGAVLVAWRRRAILAWLSGDPVQRV
- a CDS encoding DUF2298 domain-containing protein, encoding MEFGLVAVWLVTYLALLAAGQAIAKSLLPQLSDEGAGVGLPIAAGVIWLVVYWVGRVSITAGLWLGVGVVVAAALLAHRRTGPIDRRAFAETAAVFTAAFLFLIAIRAVDPAVHPGGGEKFLDFGLLRSLLRSGVLPPQDVWFAGETVRYYYGGHLLAALFARLTGTAPRYAYNLALAGFYAMVVTAAVGLARNIATAHGHDDRLAGAFAAFFVGLASNLMPAAQLLWLVTPGAITGARVPFFGVTVETIASDLGVPLDGLATGIGSFGYWSASRVIGGTINEFPLFAWLNGDLHAHMMSTPFLLLGATVLFGYYRTPAAQRWRRRALLFVGLPAVGAIVSVTNTWSMPTIAGLAAVTIVLAPADPIELLPDRVRPPQQGWIDRELGRLGVALGSATLIALLSVVIVLPYWLVVSSGSEGMGFLPDRSPIVPLVLVHGAFLVIAGLHYSRYAVGRLGTTTDRIGATDAVIAALALAVAGFLAIRFRVSALLVVAPLVGAGWLLARDGSVRDRPSPGFESVLVVASAGLIVLAEFVFLEENAGGGRYNTVFKLYMQIWVLFATGAGTALAVLIAEQRPGLGLSGPAWRRRFKILAALLVVSTSIYAALAVPAHFGSPTHRTDDPSLDALAFVETDHPDEARAIAWLDRREGQPTLLSRPGRDPYQWRNAPSSLTGIPTVAGWVHETGYHGPDAYYERAGHVDVMFTGGVDRQRELLRQYDVEYVYVGPKEREQYSQITIQRLDAVEPVGQFDAVTIYRVDQGAL
- a CDS encoding electron transfer flavoprotein subunit alpha/FixB family protein, with the protein product MAAVGEPDVDLDAHTDVWVFIEQHDGEVAAVSWELLGKGRDLADQKGEDLVALVLGEDLEESGIPDEAIDRGADRVLVADDPVFAPYRADAYGQQFRHLVEQRKPDIVLIGGTHTGRDFAGRVAVPTHAGLTADTTELEITPDQYEMRRPAFGGDALATIICPNHRPQMSTVRPGVFDEPSRGDGDGAIEQVEVVVEENDTKSEVLEREVGDVADITDAEVIVAGGMGVEGEFGPLERLAELLDAELAGTRDAVEAGWIDPARQVGQTGKTVRPKLYVAVGISGAIQHVEGMDDSETVIAINNDPNAPIFENADYGIVGDCDEVLPQLIEALERQEVAA
- a CDS encoding electron transfer flavoprotein subunit beta/FixA family protein produces the protein MDENGTDGWNIVVCVKQVPDAADVSIDPDTGRLNRSDAEAVMNDPDYNSVEAALELREQVGGTVTALCMGPPNAEEVLAEAVAMGADDGVLMTDRAFGGSDTWPTSLALASGAAELDADVVLAGEETTDSSTGQVPPGIAAHNEWAQLTYVEELEPDPENDRLIARRDIEGGYERVAADLPVSVAMSYGENVPRTAGLHRKIYAETEFDPEEWSAEKLGIEDEVGLAVSPTQVGGMDTAEPVPREQETVDSADELADRIAEVL
- a CDS encoding DUF7504 family protein is translated as MSVEPGQQTAESGVRLETLLSPATLREKRSHVLIVGPALSGKLDVGLELLAAVAQDGDAISVSTTDPADQVQAEYDAAGGAVDALSVVDATAGVTNRSEEVYSVSTPGDLTGIGIAIAQATDAVEDPAPPVLIDSLSALLMYNDAETVYQFAESVRTQTRGGAGVTISTLNTDALDDPDRNRLLGLASVVVETRITEDGRREFQVRDDERTGEWHSRTGT
- a CDS encoding ferredoxin family protein encodes the protein MEDRLYTIKYEDAGESHLDVKRAGVCEEQCTTYDCISVCPADVWRTEGDAAIPSIAYENCLECGSCRWACTYDNVIWEYPETGAGVSYKFG
- a CDS encoding carbohydrate kinase family protein, producing the protein MVRVLVAGEALIDMYPAEEADRLADVERYARRAGGAPANVAVGLAALDERPWLWTRVGADPFGEHLRETLAAFDVPDRFVSVDPDRSTAHTIVGTDESGDPVFQFYQAETATMCPDPATVTDAALAEIEWLHVGGVWLADETARAALLDVIDRADCPISFDPNTRPDLWDSEAEIEPTVSAALEAVDVVKIGAGDLPWLAAEDPIRVAERVRGYGPHTVFVTRGAEEAIAASDGRAPWGPAEHRVTPPTVEAVDPTGAGDAFTAGAIAHLVAGDDLASALQYGATVGALATTEQGAMAAIPDRETVAQYLE
- a CDS encoding FAD-dependent oxidoreductase; translation: MTETPNYDDSFDAIVVGGGLAGSSAAITLAQRGYDPIVIERGDTPGAKNVFGGVMYTPTIRDLVDIDDAPKERYVAQKAYSLLSEEGDETRLTMQPHDWREPPHNDSWMVLRRDFDEWFAQQAVEAGATLITDTTVTDLIVEGGQIVGVETDRPDGDLRAPAVVLAEGANSLVSEAAGLKEPDARDDVAVSVKEVRTYDRETIEERFNLDGEAGAAYHYFGDGACGDTVGGGFLYTNKRTIALGVVYRIADANDDETGPEAVLNRFKSHPAVAPLIEGGRMVEYAAHAVPEGGPDAVPDLVHDGAVIAGDAASLVLNSGLHLEGTNMATESGHLAGRAIADALDQGRTDAAALQPYADALAESYVMENLEEYGWAMEAAADEREFVFDDLPRAVASASAEYFRVDRVPKADHLKAAKQRILHATGGYTGAIRKAWKFRKMFY